The following DNA comes from Apus apus isolate bApuApu2 chromosome 24, bApuApu2.pri.cur, whole genome shotgun sequence.
AGTCGCTCTGGCAGCCCCCGAGAGCACGAGGGGTGGGCACAGCTGGCCACTCTGGTTACCTCTGAGATAAAAGTGCTAAAATGCTTCTGCACTAAACACACTTGCTTTGGCTTCTGCAGAGGAATGAAGGTTATTGAGAACAGAGCAAtgaaagatgaagagaaaatggagaTTCAGGAGATGCAGCTGAAGGAGGCGAAGCACATCGCTGAGGAAGCCGACCGCAAGTACGAAGAGGTAAAGAAAGGGACAAGGAGATGGTTAAACACAGAactgtgagcagctctgctgctcctcagtgcAGGCCTCCCTTGTCCTCTGCTGTGTGATGGTTTGACTTGGAAGTGTTCCCAAAAAGGAGTGATCTTAGTAGTGACTCCGCAGCATCTCAAGTATTCCACACTAAGAACACTGCACAGTCTGGTGTGGGTACCTGTTTTGCTCTGGTTCCATCATGCAGCAGGAGAgccccagggcagtgctggggaggcaggaaagccaggctggctggacacagctcttctctctttGCAGGTTGCCCGAAAACTGGTTATTTTGGAGGGTGAGCTGGAGAGAGCTGAGGAGCGTGCAGAGGTGTCTGAAGTGTGAGTAGCTGCAGCTGCACGGGggcagctcaggacacagtgAAGGTCTGAGCTCTGTCCCATGAGCAAAATCTACTCCTGGTAGGCAGGCCTGTAGTGTacactgaaaagcttttttctaTCCTACATAGTAAATTTTGTCCTGCCAGACTTAACAGTTACAATTACTTCATCTTTGGTATTGATAGACTTCTCAAAAGTTAAATGAAGTCATTAGAGGGACAGCAGGAACTCATACTTCTGGTTTTTATCCCCTGCAGTAAATGTAGCGACCTTGAAGAGGAGCTGAAGAATGTCACCAACAACCTGAAGTCTTTGGAAGCTCAATCTGAAAAGGTTGGTTCTTTGTGCACACTGAGGGAAAGGGACAAAGTCAAAACATGTCCTTAAAATCCATAGAAATAATCCAGAAATCCAGAGGAACTGCAAGGGCTGAGCTGgcctcctgctccctggcacATCCCTGGTCTTGTCCCTTGAGGTCTGAGATGGTGCTTGAACATCCCCAGTCTTGAAGTGATGGTTCATGTACCCGAGTCTGAAATGTCTTTGGGAAGAGGGAAAACCCATGAAAAGGGTGTTGGCAGCtgctgtaaaaggaaaagtggttATAAATAGGTCAGGGTTTCATAAACATGTGGTATTGTTGGTACAACTTCCCCTAAAGAGTCTTTATTGTTTCCACAGTACTcggaaaaagaagataaatacgAAGAAGAAATCAAGATTCTCTCTGACAAGCTGAAAGAAGTGAGTGtctccagccccctgctctgctttggCATCATTGTTTTAACACCATCCACTTaatctatttaattttccttagGCTGAAACTCGTGCTGAATTTGCAGAGAGAACAGTTGCCAAACTGGAAAAGTCCATTGATGACCTGGAAGGTAGGAAATGACTTGAGTTTCATTTCTTAAGTGGTCgatttaaaatctgaaaacaaaattgtagGAGTGGGTGTTGGATTCCGTTGGGCAAAGGCAGAAGGGCTGGTCAGGTGTGTTGGTAGCTCAGGGTGAAGTGTCCACGGGCCACGTGGTACCTCCTGGCCCAAGGAACTTCCCCTGAAGGAGCTTCTTTCTCCAAAAGCTGGTACCAGTCCCCTGCTTTGGGCCACCATAAACACATGGACTCAAgagctcttcctcttcctcacaaGAGCACAACACAACTTTATACCTAAACACTGCAACATCATTTTGTGAGGTTAAAACAAGGGAGATGCAGATGAAGCTTCTGACCTGGCAGGTCTCTGCACTTCTTGCTTTCACACCAATTCTCacacatctgttttcttcttttgtttcctccccacctgctttgctgctgcctcctgcctctctcGGTGTCTCCTCCTCTGCACTTCTCCCTCTGGactgtttctctgcatttcttgctGATCCATCTTCTGCCCCGGCCACCCCAGACGAGCTGTACGCCCAGAAGCTGAAGTACAAGGCGATCAGTGAGGAGCTGGATCACGCCCTCAATGACATGACCTCCCTGTGAGCCGCGGGGGccgccccctcccgcccccctcCCGCTCTCCTGTCGCTTCTGTGCCGCAGCCAAACTTCTGCCTCCTCTGGAAGGGCGGAGCTCAATAAAAAGATGCCTCTGCCTTCCAGCTTCTGgcctttctttctttagaaTTCAGCGAAgcccatgagcagggacacggAGGGTCCGTGCAgcgggggggggcagggaagggccccGGGGGTGCCGGGTTTGTGGCCGAGCTCCCTCTGCCGGGCCCGGGGCCCTCGGGGCACTGGCAGCTCCCGCCGGGCACGAGTCCGTCACACACAAAACGTGGCCAAAACCCTCCCGGAATTGCAGCAATTCCCAAAAACCTTGGTCCCGTTTGCGGGGGCAGTTCCGGGGGTGTGGAACGGGAAGGTGAGTGAGCAGGGGCTGCCGGAAGGGAGGCGGGGTCCGAGGCGTCCGGTCTCACTCGGGGTCTCTTCTTCTTTCTCGCTAGAAAAACTGGCTCAAGCCAAAGAGGAGAACCTGGGGCTGCACCAGACGCTGGACCAGACGCTGAACGAACTGAACTGTATATGAGCTGGCGCGGAGCCCTgagcggccccggccccgcccgcagCTCCTCCCGCACCCCGGGACGCGTGTCCGTGGCTCGGGCCCCGCGGGTCGCGCCGCAGCTTTTCCTGCCGGTTCCCGAGCCGCGTGGATCCCGGCGGGAGcgcccccgggccccgccgggccctgCTGGCCCCATTAAACGGTTcctcccgctcccgccgcctcccgctcCCTGACGTCACGCGCCAGCGGGCACGCCGAGACGTGACGTCACCCCTCCCGCTCCCTGACGTCACGCGCCAGCGGGCACGTCGAGACGTGACGTCAcgcctcccggccccgccgccgcacGCGCCTTCCGCCCGCGCGAGGAAGTGACGTCGTGCCGGGCacgcgcggcggggccggcggccaATGGGGCGCGGGCTCCGCGGTGACGCGCGCCCGGCTCGGCCAATCAGCGCGGGGCgcgcggcggggggcggggcccgcGAACATGGCGAAGACCTACGATTACCTGTTCAAGCTGCTGCTGATCGGCGACTCGGGCGTGGGGAAGACGTGCGCGCTCTTCCGCTTCTCCGAGGACGCCTTCAACGCCACCTTCATCTCCACCATCGGTGCGGCccgcgggggcggccccggcgccCGGGTCTGGgctgcggggggcgggcggggaagGGTTAACGTTAACGGGGGCTGCGGCGGGAGCTCCGCGTGACGGAGCCGCTTCTCTTTTCAGGGATTGACTTTAAAATCCGAACCATCGAGCTGGACGGGAAGAGGATCAAGCTGCAGATCTGGTGAGGCTGCGGcccggggcggggctgcgggaagGGGGTTTTACCGGGAGGTTTTACCGGGCCGtgctcttcagcagctgccGGTGCCGCGGCAGCCAAGGACAGTTTGAGCGCATCTGAAGACGAGTTCAAATCAGATCGTTCCGAGCTTCGGGCGGGTCTCCCTTGGCGCGGGCGGTGCGTGAGCCCCGTGCTCTGTCTGTTGCAGGGACACGGCGGGGCAGGAGCGGTTCCGGACCATCACAACCGCCTATTACCGGGGAGCCATGGTAGGAGCGGGCGGGGCGGGTCGCGCCCCCCGGGCGGTTCAGCCTCCGGGGTCACGTCGCGGGGTCTGACCTGGAGCTGCGCGGCTCCCAGTCCGGGGCTCCCAGCCCGGCGCTCCCAGCCCGGGGCTCCCAGCCCGGCTCTCCCGGCCCGGCTCCCAGCCCGGCGCTCCCAGCCCGGCTCTCCCAGCCCGGCGCTCCCAGCCCGGCTCTCCCAGCCCGGCTCCCAGCCCGGCGCTCCCGGCCCGGCGCTCCCAGCCCGGGGCTCCCAGCCCGGGGCTCCCAGCCCGGCTCCCGGCCCGGCGCTCCCCGCCGTGCTCCGCTTTCCCGCGGCGCGGGGAGCTCCCGCAGcagctttctgctctgcacGCGCGTCTGATCTTGCAGTTAAATGTTGCGTGGAACCGGGAACCGGCTGCTTTAACCCCAGCTTTTGTTAAGTTGTCTCTAATTCGGGCTTGAAGTGACGCTCCTTGAAACGATCTGTCTCCTTAACCCTCAGGGCATCATGTTAGTCTATGACATCACCAATGAAAAGTCTTTTGAAAACATCCGGAACTGGGTCAGGAATATTGAAGAGGTAATGTCTGTACTTACTGGAGAGTAGAGATGATGTTTCTTCCTCTAAAAGTAGTTGAAGCCTTAAAAGTTTCAGAATTGTTTCTCTTGAATGGGTGTGCTGAGGGGCACTTGGAAAATAAACGGGCTGAGGGTCGGTGGGAGCTCCTGGCAGGTCCTGCTGCTCAGAATCTCCTTGTGCTGGCTCAGGAGCTCCAGCcgtgggggctgcagcccctgagTGATGAGGGGACCTAAAAGCTGGTGTTTTCCTGTCACAAGAGACCCTGTCACTGTGCAGGACACGCTggggggaggggctgggggagcgtgtgaagctgcagccagtgctggcagcagcccctgtgATGAGCATCATCTTCTGGGGGTGTCTGTCTGGAGAGACCCAGGCCAAagcccttcctctgctctgtcccAGCACGCCTCTCCTGATGTGGAGAAGATGATCCTTGGGAACAAATGTGATGCAAATGACAAAAGACAAGTTTCCAGAGAGCAAGGGGAGAAGGTGAGTGCTGCAGCTTTAGTATTTTTCAACTTGGACTTTTCAGAGTATCTAGCTTGTCTTGATGGTTTATTGCTGCTCTGGTACCTTGGTGACATTCCTGAGGGAAGCTGAGGGACACTCCCAGGCTGTCACTGCAGCCCATTTCCCCACTGCTGAAAAGATGAGTCTGTGTTAAGAAGTATTGTTGATTATTGTTGGGTGCAAA
Coding sequences within:
- the TPM4 gene encoding tropomyosin alpha-4 chain isoform X1, with amino-acid sequence MEAIKKKMQMLKLDKENAIDRAEQAETDKKAAEDKCKQVEDELMALQKKLKGTEDELDKYSEALKDAQEKLEQAEKKATDAEGEVAALNRRIQLVEEELDRAQERLATALQKLEEAEKAADESERGMKVIENRAMKDEEKMEIQEMQLKEAKHIAEEADRKYEEVARKLVILEGELERAEERAEVSEVKCSDLEEELKNVTNNLKSLEAQSEKYSEKEDKYEEEIKILSDKLKEAETRAEFAERTVAKLEKSIDDLEEKLAQAKEENLGLHQTLDQTLNELNCI
- the TPM4 gene encoding tropomyosin alpha-4 chain isoform X4; this translates as MAAPSSLEAVKRKIQCLQQQADEAEDRAQVLQRELDLERDLREKAEGEVAALNRRIQLVEEELDRAQERLATALQKLEEAEKAADESERGMKVIENRAMKDEEKMEIQEMQLKEAKHIAEEADRKYEEVARKLVILEGELERAEERAEVSEVKCSDLEEELKNVTNNLKSLEAQSEKYSEKEDKYEEEIKILSDKLKEAETRAEFAERTVAKLEKSIDDLEDELYAQKLKYKAISEELDHALNDMTSL
- the TPM4 gene encoding tropomyosin alpha-4 chain isoform X3, with the protein product MAAPSSLEAVKRKIQCLQQQADEAEDRAQVLQRELDLERDLREKAEGEVAALNRRIQLVEEELDRAQERLATALQKLEEAEKAADESERGMKVIENRAMKDEEKMEIQEMQLKEAKHIAEEADRKYEEVARKLVILEGELERAEERAEVSEVKCSDLEEELKNVTNNLKSLEAQSEKYSEKEDKYEEEIKILSDKLKEAETRAEFAERTVAKLEKSIDDLEEKLAQAKEENLGLHQTLDQTLNELNCI
- the TPM4 gene encoding tropomyosin alpha-4 chain isoform X2 — its product is MEAIKKKMQMLKLDKENAIDRAEQAETDKKAAEDKCKQVEDELMALQKKLKGTEDELDKYSEALKDAQEKLEQAEKKATDAEGEVAALNRRIQLVEEELDRAQERLATALQKLEEAEKAADESERGMKVIENRAMKDEEKMEIQEMQLKEAKHIAEEADRKYEEVARKLVILEGELERAEERAEVSEVKCSDLEEELKNVTNNLKSLEAQSEKYSEKEDKYEEEIKILSDKLKEAETRAEFAERTVAKLEKSIDDLEDELYAQKLKYKAISEELDHALNDMTSL
- the RAB8A gene encoding ras-related protein Rab-8A isoform X2, which gives rise to MAKTYDYLFKLLLIGDSGVGKTCALFRFSEDAFNATFISTIGIDFKIRTIELDGKRIKLQIWDTAGQERFRTITTAYYRGAMGIMLVYDITNEKSFENIRNWVRNIEEHASPDVEKMILGNKCDANDKRQVSREQGEKLAASFGIKFMETSAKANINIENAFFTLARDIKAKMDKKLAHGMFLDITASCQHQTFSLRFINPMDYCKSLYCC
- the RAB8A gene encoding ras-related protein Rab-8A isoform X1, with translation MAKTYDYLFKLLLIGDSGVGKTCALFRFSEDAFNATFISTIGIDFKIRTIELDGKRIKLQIWDTAGQERFRTITTAYYRGAMGIMLVYDITNEKSFENIRNWVRNIEEHASPDVEKMILGNKCDANDKRQVSREQGEKLAASFGIKFMETSAKANINIENAFFTLARDIKAKMDKKLEGNSPQGSNQGVKITPDQQKKSSFFRCVLL